One part of the Nocardioides zeae genome encodes these proteins:
- a CDS encoding FAD-binding oxidoreductase, which produces MTAALRADVLARFPGARADAEALARGRTDRSGTPGTADPLAVVRAGSVDEVRAVLAWAHEHRVPVVPRGAGTGLAGGAVADGALVLDVSGMRRIVRIDPVEEVAVVEPGVLTADLDAAAAEHGLMYAPDPASAAISTIGGNIATNAGGMRCVKHGVTRDAVLGLEVVLADGRLLRTGRATVKGVVGYDLTALLVGSEGTLGVVVGATLRLRPRPHVGGTVLATYPDVETAARACSRVGAARLRPSLLELIDAATLGAVAAHTGTAALAAGAAVVAQTDGADAGTATAELAAVAAVLREGAATLEQSDDPARADALLTARRLALPAIEAQAHALIEDICVPRARLAEAVRGIEQIVAATGVQIYTFAHAGDGNLHPIVTWPRTATEDSGAVRPAAVDDAAGRVFELAVALGGTLSGEHGIGTLKRAYLGLELDADVLDVQRSVKAALDPRGILNPGKAI; this is translated from the coding sequence ATGACCGCGGCACTGCGGGCCGACGTCCTCGCACGCTTCCCCGGCGCCCGGGCCGACGCCGAGGCCCTGGCCCGGGGCCGCACGGACCGGTCGGGCACGCCCGGCACCGCCGACCCGCTGGCGGTCGTGCGGGCCGGGTCCGTCGACGAGGTGCGCGCCGTGCTGGCGTGGGCCCACGAGCACCGGGTGCCGGTCGTGCCGCGCGGCGCGGGCACGGGGCTCGCGGGCGGCGCGGTCGCCGACGGCGCCCTGGTGCTCGACGTGTCGGGGATGCGCCGGATCGTGCGCATCGACCCGGTCGAGGAGGTGGCGGTCGTCGAGCCGGGCGTGCTCACGGCCGACCTCGACGCCGCCGCGGCCGAGCACGGCCTCATGTACGCCCCCGACCCCGCCAGCGCCGCCATCTCGACGATCGGCGGCAACATCGCCACCAACGCCGGCGGGATGCGCTGCGTGAAGCACGGCGTCACCCGCGACGCCGTGCTCGGGCTCGAGGTGGTGCTGGCCGACGGCCGCCTGCTGCGCACCGGCCGCGCGACGGTGAAGGGCGTGGTCGGCTACGACCTGACGGCCCTCCTCGTCGGCTCGGAGGGCACGCTCGGCGTCGTCGTCGGCGCCACGCTGCGGCTGCGGCCCCGCCCCCACGTCGGAGGGACCGTCCTCGCGACGTACCCGGACGTCGAGACCGCCGCCCGCGCCTGCTCCCGCGTGGGGGCGGCACGGCTGCGCCCCAGCCTGCTCGAGCTCATCGACGCAGCCACCCTCGGCGCCGTCGCCGCCCACACGGGCACGGCGGCGCTGGCGGCGGGGGCCGCCGTCGTCGCCCAGACCGACGGCGCGGACGCGGGCACGGCGACCGCGGAGCTCGCGGCGGTCGCCGCCGTGCTGCGCGAGGGCGCCGCGACGCTCGAGCAGAGCGACGACCCGGCGCGCGCCGACGCGCTGCTCACCGCGCGCCGCCTCGCCCTGCCGGCGATCGAGGCGCAGGCCCACGCGCTCATCGAGGACATCTGCGTGCCGCGGGCGCGCCTCGCCGAGGCGGTGCGGGGCATCGAGCAGATCGTCGCCGCGACCGGCGTGCAGATCTACACCTTCGCCCACGCGGGCGACGGCAACCTGCACCCCATCGTCACGTGGCCGCGGACCGCCACCGAGGACAGCGGGGCCGTGCGCCCGGCCGCCGTGGACGACGCCGCCGGGCGTGTCTTCGAGCTGGCCGTCGCGCTCGGCGGCACCCTCTCCGGCGAGCACGGCATCGGCACGCTCAAGCGGGCCTACCTCGGTCTCGAGCTCGACGCGGACGTGCTCGACGTGCAGCGGTCCGTCAAGGCGGCGCTCGACCCGCGGGGCATCCTCAATCCCGGGAAGGCGATCTGA
- a CDS encoding SDR family NAD(P)-dependent oxidoreductase produces MGLLLTTPISRARRLARRVKGDPRSPLAGRTVMVTGASSGIGEATARACAARGATVLLVARRAEALDRVRAEIEAAGGAAYCFPVDLTDGEAVDRLVRRVHAEFGPVDHLVNNAGRSIRRSLELTYDRFHDVERTIAINYLAPVRLTLGLLPAMRAQGFGHVVNVVTWGVQVKSPKFAAYIASKAALDVFGRIAGRETYADGVAFTNLRFGLVRTEMIAPTEAYARLRALTPEQAAETVVKALEDRPVTVDLLSARLLELANVVAPRLTDLAFSLADRAFPDSAAARAGSSGRTAPEVRSPSRD; encoded by the coding sequence ATGGGGCTCCTCCTCACCACGCCGATCTCCCGCGCCCGTCGTCTCGCCCGCAGGGTGAAGGGTGACCCGCGCAGCCCGCTGGCCGGCCGCACCGTGATGGTCACCGGCGCCTCGTCCGGCATCGGGGAGGCCACCGCCCGGGCGTGCGCCGCGCGCGGCGCGACCGTCCTGCTCGTCGCCCGCCGGGCCGAGGCGCTCGACCGGGTGCGCGCCGAGATCGAGGCGGCCGGGGGCGCGGCGTACTGCTTCCCCGTCGACCTCACCGACGGGGAGGCCGTCGACCGGCTCGTACGGCGCGTGCACGCCGAGTTCGGGCCCGTCGACCACCTCGTCAACAACGCGGGCCGCTCGATCCGGCGGTCGCTGGAGCTCACCTACGACCGCTTCCACGACGTCGAGCGGACGATCGCGATCAACTACCTCGCGCCGGTGCGGCTGACGCTGGGGCTCCTGCCGGCGATGCGGGCGCAGGGCTTCGGCCACGTCGTCAACGTCGTCACGTGGGGCGTGCAGGTGAAGAGCCCGAAGTTCGCGGCGTACATCGCCTCCAAGGCCGCACTCGACGTGTTCGGACGCATCGCCGGGCGGGAGACCTACGCCGACGGCGTGGCGTTCACCAACCTGCGGTTCGGGCTGGTGCGCACGGAGATGATCGCGCCCACGGAGGCGTACGCGCGGCTGCGGGCCCTGACGCCCGAGCAGGCGGCGGAGACCGTGGTGAAGGCGCTCGAGGACCGCCCCGTGACCGTGGACCTGCTCTCGGCGCGGTTGCTCGAGCTGGCCAACGTCGTCGCCCCCCGGCTGACCGACCTCGCCTTCTCCCTCGCCGACCGGGCCTTTCCCGACTCCGCGGCCGCCCGCGCCGGGAGCAGCGGTCGGACGGCGCCCGAGGTCAGATCGCCTTCCCGGGATTGA
- a CDS encoding aldo/keto reductase gives MAVADLVLGCMYFGTRTDERTAFALLDRFVEAGGSTLDTADCYAFWASGTGAGGQSEEVLGRWLRARPGVREQVVLATKVGPEPVVPGDPSRGVVGLAPEVVRRSFEASRERLGVDVVDVYWAHLEDRSVPLDEVVATFGGLVADGGVRRLGISNHPTWRVERARAIAAATGVEPFSLLQLTTSYVRPRPDVEVPGKDHRFGFATDETLDYLAEHPDLELWAYSPLVQGSYDRSDRPFPEAYDHPGTTRRLAALAEVAAEQGVAPGQVVLAWLLGGRPAARPIVGVSSLEQLDQAIAAARLELDDEQRGRLDAAR, from the coding sequence ATGGCTGTCGCAGACCTGGTGCTCGGGTGCATGTACTTCGGCACGCGGACGGACGAGCGCACCGCGTTCGCCCTCCTCGACCGCTTCGTGGAGGCGGGGGGCAGCACCCTCGACACGGCCGACTGCTACGCGTTCTGGGCCAGCGGCACCGGTGCCGGCGGGCAGAGCGAGGAGGTCCTGGGCCGGTGGCTCCGCGCCCGACCCGGGGTGCGCGAGCAGGTCGTGCTGGCGACCAAGGTGGGTCCCGAGCCGGTCGTGCCGGGTGACCCCTCGCGTGGCGTCGTGGGACTCGCCCCCGAGGTCGTCCGCCGCTCGTTCGAGGCCAGCCGGGAGCGGCTGGGGGTGGACGTCGTCGACGTCTACTGGGCGCACCTCGAGGACCGGTCGGTGCCCCTCGACGAGGTCGTCGCGACCTTCGGCGGTCTCGTCGCCGACGGCGGTGTCCGGCGGCTCGGCATCTCCAACCACCCGACCTGGCGGGTCGAGCGCGCCCGGGCGATCGCCGCGGCCACGGGCGTCGAGCCCTTCTCGCTGCTGCAGCTCACCACGTCCTACGTGCGACCCCGTCCCGACGTCGAGGTGCCCGGCAAGGACCACCGCTTCGGCTTCGCGACCGACGAGACCCTCGACTACCTCGCCGAGCACCCGGACCTCGAGCTGTGGGCCTACAGCCCGCTCGTCCAGGGTTCCTACGACCGGTCCGACCGCCCGTTCCCGGAGGCCTACGACCACCCCGGCACGACGCGGCGCCTGGCCGCGCTCGCCGAGGTCGCGGCCGAGCAGGGCGTGGCGCCCGGCCAGGTCGTGCTCGCGTGGCTGCTGGGCGGACGGCCCGCCGCGCGTCCGATCGTCGGGGTCAGCTCCCTGGAGCAGCTCGACCAGGCGATCGCGGCGGCCCGCCTCGAGCTCGACGACGAGCAGCGCGGACGCCTCGACGCCGCGCGCTGA
- a CDS encoding sensor histidine kinase, translating into MRAESRWAALDRSAWVLAVVAVLLLAVGRWAVGSGVYGVNPIWLSVGIGTAVLALARGLWRVLGLVAIPTYIAVSAVLVGSPVLEACLIAAAGATAAVVAAGVLRAGGVRSIDSVRAHNVLAVAAVAAGAFVALVTVLVAETGGMDVRSAAVVGLGNAVAIFVWCPLLLERSHRRYTRFSGAELAAQVATFAGLAAATSVLSGLDGAVVAALLLVTLSWAGLRFGMRVTSAELVVLSLLGLVVWIVGPPLQTPSLAIVHSSVDDLERSWAIAVFVSLAAAWAFPLALVGDQRRDAEQRAQREVRALEATRRRFVATTSHELRTPVTNVLGRLDLLREGDLGELTPAQQRVVETATRNAERLADLVDGIVVLAQLEDPSAYPCAPLDLEAVVCRAIAAEQARHVGDGSIVTLRTTVTVVTTLVGNEALLHSAVRHLVRNALTFARAEVTVEVTQADGVALVTVANDGVSIPEEEREQIFDRFFRGTHAHTQAIQGSGIGLAIVQAAAERHRGHVAVESGPGDGARFELHLRDAPLV; encoded by the coding sequence ATGCGGGCTGAGAGCAGGTGGGCGGCGCTCGACCGCTCGGCGTGGGTGCTGGCCGTCGTCGCGGTGCTGCTGCTCGCGGTCGGTCGGTGGGCCGTGGGGTCCGGCGTCTACGGGGTGAACCCGATCTGGCTCTCCGTCGGGATCGGCACCGCGGTGCTGGCGCTGGCACGGGGGCTCTGGCGGGTGCTGGGCCTGGTGGCGATCCCGACCTACATCGCCGTCAGCGCGGTGCTCGTCGGCTCGCCCGTGCTGGAGGCCTGCCTCATCGCCGCGGCGGGCGCGACGGCGGCCGTCGTGGCCGCCGGCGTCCTCCGGGCCGGGGGCGTGCGCTCCATCGACTCGGTCCGCGCCCACAACGTCCTGGCGGTCGCCGCCGTGGCGGCGGGGGCGTTCGTCGCCCTCGTGACCGTGCTCGTCGCCGAGACCGGCGGCATGGACGTCCGGTCGGCTGCGGTCGTGGGGCTCGGCAACGCCGTGGCCATCTTCGTGTGGTGCCCGCTGCTGCTGGAGCGCTCCCACCGTCGCTACACCCGTTTCTCCGGCGCCGAGCTCGCGGCGCAGGTCGCGACGTTCGCGGGCCTCGCCGCCGCGACCAGCGTCCTCTCCGGTCTCGACGGGGCGGTCGTCGCGGCGCTGCTGCTCGTCACGCTCAGCTGGGCGGGACTGAGGTTCGGCATGCGCGTCACCTCGGCCGAGCTCGTCGTGCTCTCGCTGCTCGGCCTCGTCGTGTGGATCGTCGGCCCCCCGCTGCAGACGCCGAGCCTCGCCATCGTGCACTCGTCCGTCGACGACCTCGAGCGGTCGTGGGCGATCGCGGTCTTCGTCTCCCTCGCGGCGGCCTGGGCCTTCCCGCTGGCGCTGGTCGGTGACCAGCGGCGCGACGCGGAGCAGCGCGCGCAGCGGGAGGTGCGGGCGCTCGAGGCGACACGGCGCCGCTTCGTGGCGACGACGAGCCATGAGCTGCGCACCCCGGTGACCAACGTGCTGGGCCGCCTCGACCTGCTCCGCGAGGGCGACCTCGGTGAGCTGACCCCGGCCCAGCAGAGGGTCGTCGAGACGGCGACCCGCAACGCGGAGCGCCTCGCCGACCTCGTGGACGGGATCGTCGTGCTGGCGCAGCTGGAGGACCCGTCGGCGTACCCGTGCGCGCCGCTCGACCTCGAGGCCGTCGTGTGCCGGGCGATCGCCGCCGAGCAGGCGCGCCACGTCGGCGACGGGTCGATCGTGACCCTGCGCACGACCGTGACGGTGGTGACCACGCTGGTCGGCAACGAGGCCCTGCTCCACAGCGCCGTGCGCCACCTCGTCCGCAACGCGCTGACCTTTGCGCGGGCGGAGGTGACGGTCGAGGTCACGCAGGCCGACGGGGTCGCCCTCGTGACCGTGGCCAACGACGGCGTCTCGATCCCCGAGGAGGAGCGCGAGCAGATCTTCGACCGCTTCTTCCGGGGCACCCACGCCCACACGCAGGCCATCCAGGGCAGCGGCATCGGGCTCGCGATCGTGCAGGCGGCCGCCGAGCGGCACCGGGGGCACGTGGCGGTGGAGTCGGGGCCCGGCGACGGCGCGCGGTTCGAGCTGCACCTGCGGGACGCCCCGCTCGTCTGA
- a CDS encoding PAS domain-containing sensor histidine kinase: protein MIEAVVVTRPDGVVVSWGASIARLTGFTAEEAVGAVSPLRPTGSPAEQDFRRACAAALATGRATYTHTASRAHGGEVRLTTTLHLLLDAEGGSTLVEVHRAAVTRPAEPAGVQSDAELLEQVVGHAVVRLDERGVVRSWSLGAARVKGYAAHEIVGRHFSVFYTDEDRREGRPEHLLTGARREGLARDVGWRVRADGARFWGEIAINALHDPSGQVVGFLKVTRDLTAQKARAMETQRIYRALGHDLRNPLAAARGYVALAAEALADDGGGGADPVEFLRRSGVALGRLSTMLDELMHTVAIAEADADATGTTRERVRRAAATVVGTALGQALDDLAVTHDVSRVRTDVPEVTARVDPLDLERVLANLVSNALRYSDGDVDVRVRDEDGAAVRIAVSDAGRGIHPDDLPTIFDLGRRGRLADDGDGGHGDGLASVRHLVEANGGDVSIVSTPGQGTTVEVLLSHAG from the coding sequence GTGATCGAGGCAGTGGTCGTGACACGGCCGGACGGCGTCGTGGTCTCCTGGGGCGCCAGCATCGCGCGGCTCACCGGGTTCACGGCGGAGGAGGCGGTCGGTGCCGTGTCGCCCCTGCGGCCGACGGGCTCGCCGGCCGAGCAGGACTTCCGCCGCGCCTGTGCGGCGGCGCTGGCGACGGGCCGCGCGACGTACACGCACACGGCGTCGCGTGCGCACGGCGGGGAGGTGCGGCTGACGACGACCCTCCACCTGCTCCTCGACGCCGAGGGCGGCTCCACGCTCGTCGAGGTGCACCGCGCGGCGGTCACGCGCCCGGCGGAGCCGGCGGGCGTGCAGTCCGACGCCGAGCTGCTGGAGCAGGTGGTCGGCCACGCGGTGGTGCGCCTGGACGAACGCGGCGTCGTGCGGTCGTGGAGCCTCGGCGCCGCCCGGGTGAAGGGCTATGCGGCGCACGAGATCGTCGGGCGCCACTTCTCGGTGTTCTACACCGACGAGGACCGGCGGGAGGGGCGGCCGGAGCACCTGCTGACCGGCGCGCGGCGCGAGGGGCTCGCCCGTGACGTCGGCTGGCGCGTGCGCGCCGACGGCGCCCGCTTCTGGGGCGAGATCGCGATCAACGCGCTCCACGACCCGAGCGGGCAGGTGGTGGGCTTCCTCAAGGTGACGCGCGACCTCACCGCCCAGAAGGCGCGGGCCATGGAGACGCAGCGCATCTACCGTGCGCTCGGGCACGACCTCCGCAACCCGCTCGCCGCGGCCCGCGGCTACGTCGCGCTGGCCGCCGAGGCCCTCGCCGACGACGGTGGCGGCGGCGCCGACCCCGTCGAGTTCCTCCGCCGGTCCGGGGTCGCGCTGGGTCGGCTCTCCACGATGCTCGACGAGCTGATGCACACGGTGGCGATCGCCGAGGCCGACGCCGACGCGACCGGCACCACCCGCGAGCGCGTGCGCCGCGCGGCTGCGACCGTCGTGGGCACGGCGCTGGGCCAGGCGCTCGACGACCTGGCCGTCACCCACGACGTCTCCCGCGTGCGCACCGACGTCCCCGAGGTCACGGCGCGCGTCGACCCCCTCGACCTCGAGCGGGTGCTGGCCAACCTGGTGAGCAACGCGCTGCGCTACTCCGACGGCGACGTCGACGTGCGGGTGCGCGACGAGGACGGCGCCGCGGTGCGGATCGCGGTCTCGGACGCGGGGCGGGGCATCCACCCCGACGACCTGCCCACCATCTTCGACCTCGGGCGGCGCGGCCGGCTCGCCGACGACGGCGACGGCGGCCACGGGGACGGCCTCGCCAGCGTCCGGCACCTCGTGGAGGCCAACGGCGGCGACGTCTCGATCGTCAGCACGCCGGGGCAGGGGACGACCGTCGAGGTCCTGCTGAGCCATGCGGGCTGA
- the pdxH gene encoding pyridoxamine 5'-phosphate oxidase, producing MSAALPDRDLADLREEYARGGLDEADLAADPFATFARWYDEVTAAGVHEPNAMVVATVDPDGAPSSRVVLLKGFGPDGFRFFTNTASRKGVALAAEPRCALLFPWHPLERQVRVEGRAVPLDDTDVAAYFARRPRGSRLGAWASPQSREVGSRDDLTAAYDAADARFGDDAEVPVPPTWGGYRVVPDVVEFWQGRPSRLHDRLVYRRSGADWRVVRLAP from the coding sequence ATGAGCGCAGCGCTGCCGGACCGCGACCTCGCCGACCTCCGGGAGGAGTACGCCCGTGGCGGTCTCGACGAGGCCGACCTCGCTGCCGACCCGTTCGCGACCTTCGCACGCTGGTACGACGAGGTGACCGCCGCCGGCGTCCACGAGCCCAACGCGATGGTGGTCGCCACCGTCGACCCCGACGGGGCCCCGTCGAGCCGCGTGGTGCTGCTCAAGGGCTTCGGGCCGGACGGGTTCCGCTTCTTCACCAACACCGCCTCGCGGAAGGGCGTCGCGCTCGCGGCCGAGCCCCGCTGCGCGCTCCTGTTCCCCTGGCACCCGCTCGAGCGGCAGGTGCGTGTCGAGGGGCGGGCCGTGCCCCTGGACGACACCGACGTCGCGGCGTACTTCGCGCGGCGCCCCCGCGGCTCCCGCCTCGGTGCCTGGGCCTCGCCGCAGTCCCGGGAGGTCGGTTCCCGCGACGACCTGACCGCGGCGTACGACGCGGCCGACGCGCGCTTCGGGGACGACGCCGAGGTGCCGGTCCCGCCGACGTGGGGCGGCTACCGCGTGGTGCCGGACGTCGTGGAGTTCTGGCAGGGACGGCCGAGCCGGCTCCACGACCGCCTGGTCTACCGGCGCTCGGGGGCGGACTGGCGGGTCGTGCGCCTGGCCCCCTGA
- a CDS encoding citrate/2-methylcitrate synthase: protein MLRRTARELDAPRYQVAEALEQAALAELRERRPDRVLETNVEFWAAIVLDFAEVPAPMFTSMFTCARTGGWSAHILEQKRTGRLIRPSAVYTGPGERPASAVEGWDDAWGK, encoded by the coding sequence GTGCTGCGCCGCACCGCGCGCGAGCTCGACGCGCCGCGCTACCAGGTCGCCGAGGCGCTGGAGCAGGCCGCGCTGGCGGAGCTGCGGGAGCGCCGTCCCGACCGCGTGCTCGAGACCAACGTCGAGTTCTGGGCCGCCATCGTGCTCGACTTCGCCGAGGTACCGGCCCCGATGTTCACGTCGATGTTCACCTGCGCCCGCACCGGCGGCTGGTCGGCGCACATCCTCGAGCAGAAGCGCACGGGTCGCCTGATCCGCCCGTCCGCCGTCTACACCGGCCCGGGCGAGCGCCCGGCCTCCGCCGTCGAGGGCTGGGACGACGCCTGGGGGAAGTGA
- a CDS encoding GNAT family N-acetyltransferase yields MARQALRIEQVRLTHPDALRLVADVQAEYAVLYGSPDETPLDPTMFDPPAGRFFVGYDADRPVATGAWRDRPDVHDLGLERAAEIKRMYVAPEARGRGLSRVVLAHLEQTARAAGHDGLVLETGTRQPAAVALYTACGYVPVTAYGHYKDAPESVYLGRRLD; encoded by the coding sequence GTGGCACGGCAGGCCCTGCGGATCGAGCAGGTGCGGCTCACGCACCCCGACGCGCTGCGCCTCGTGGCGGACGTGCAGGCGGAGTACGCGGTGCTCTACGGCTCGCCCGACGAGACCCCGCTCGACCCGACGATGTTCGACCCGCCCGCGGGGCGGTTCTTCGTGGGGTACGACGCGGATCGGCCCGTCGCGACGGGCGCCTGGCGCGACCGCCCCGACGTCCACGACCTCGGGCTGGAGCGGGCGGCGGAGATCAAGCGCATGTACGTCGCGCCCGAGGCCCGCGGCCGGGGGCTCTCTCGGGTCGTGCTCGCGCACCTCGAGCAGACCGCCCGGGCGGCCGGCCACGACGGTCTCGTGCTCGAGACGGGCACGCGCCAGCCGGCGGCGGTCGCGCTCTACACGGCGTGCGGCTACGTTCCCGTCACCGCCTACGGCCACTACAAGGACGCGCCGGAGTCGGTCTACCTGGGCAGACGCCTGGACTGA
- the serC gene encoding phosphoserine transaminase, whose protein sequence is MTRDLRIPTDLLPADGRFGSGPSKVAQSALDALAGPGSALMGTSHRQAPVKNLVASVQERLAALFSLPEDHRVVLGVGGSTAFWDVAAFSLVRERSAHGVFGEFGGKFATATTAAPWLADPAVFDVAPGSVAVPEAVAGVDVYAWPHNETSTGAMAPVRRVPGADADALVVVDGTSAAGGLPVDVRETDVYYFAPQKGFAADGGIWFALMSPAALARVDEVKASGRYIPAFLDLGTAVANSAQHQTLNTPAIATLFLMNEQLGWMLEHGGLAGMVERTSASAAVLYGWAERAAYTTPFVADPTHRSHVVGTIDFTGGTSGPSGSGGVDADTVAAVLRANGVVDVDPYRKLGRNQLRIAMFPAIDASDVEALTACVDWVVERL, encoded by the coding sequence GTGACGCGTGACCTGCGGATTCCGACCGACCTGCTCCCCGCCGACGGCCGTTTCGGCTCCGGCCCCTCGAAGGTCGCGCAGTCGGCGCTCGACGCCCTGGCCGGACCGGGCAGCGCGCTCATGGGCACGTCCCACCGCCAGGCCCCCGTCAAGAACCTCGTCGCCTCCGTGCAGGAGCGCCTGGCCGCCCTCTTCTCGCTGCCCGAGGACCACCGCGTCGTGCTCGGCGTCGGCGGCTCGACGGCGTTCTGGGACGTCGCGGCGTTCTCGCTCGTGCGCGAGCGCAGCGCCCACGGCGTGTTCGGCGAGTTCGGCGGCAAGTTCGCGACCGCGACGACGGCGGCGCCCTGGCTGGCCGACCCGGCCGTGTTCGACGTCGCGCCCGGCTCGGTGGCGGTCCCCGAGGCCGTCGCGGGGGTCGACGTCTACGCCTGGCCCCACAACGAGACCTCGACGGGCGCCATGGCGCCGGTACGCCGCGTGCCCGGCGCCGACGCGGACGCGCTCGTGGTCGTCGACGGGACGTCGGCCGCCGGCGGGCTGCCCGTCGACGTGCGGGAGACGGACGTCTACTACTTCGCGCCCCAGAAGGGCTTCGCCGCCGACGGCGGCATCTGGTTCGCGCTCATGTCGCCCGCCGCCCTGGCCCGCGTGGACGAGGTGAAGGCGAGCGGGCGGTACATCCCGGCCTTCCTCGACCTCGGGACCGCCGTCGCCAACTCCGCCCAGCACCAGACCCTCAACACCCCGGCCATCGCGACGCTGTTCCTCATGAACGAGCAGCTGGGCTGGATGCTCGAGCACGGCGGCCTCGCGGGCATGGTCGAGCGCACGTCCGCCTCGGCGGCGGTGCTGTACGGCTGGGCCGAGCGGGCGGCGTACACCACCCCCTTCGTCGCCGATCCCACCCACCGCTCCCACGTGGTGGGCACGATCGACTTCACGGGCGGTACGAGCGGGCCGAGCGGGTCCGGCGGGGTCGACGCCGACACCGTCGCGGCGGTGCTGCGCGCGAACGGCGTCGTCGACGTCGATCCCTACCGCAAGCTGGGGCGCAACCAGCTCCGCATCGCCATGTTCCCGGCGATCGACGCGAGCGACGTCGAGGCCCTCACCGCGTGCGTCGACTGGGTCGTCGAGCGGCTCTGA